From Sporosarcina sp. Te-1, the proteins below share one genomic window:
- a CDS encoding NEAT domain-containing protein, with product MKTKTLFSMAITCLLAIFIPLMPMQASAATIFADGEYTVPFTVLKGTGNEQSTTADYMVSPAKVHIRNGKATVTVTLNNSSWWQYFKVQSGGGFKDVQVVSENRDTDKRTVKFDVADLGQMLNGKIHVIVTGIPGFEYDHKYDIRFSFNTSGIPEAPAEKPVTNPPANVSKPEVKPESKPETKPVAMKKPEEKPAQKPTEQKTERVKEKKDVVRAEEKADSKQDEAMKSEQETEDKAQSDKREAEDAVGEGDKTEETSGDVTTADEQVDTVVEEVTADDKAVGAAMNAKEESSSSTLLIALVAIVAVIIGGIAFAAVKKRARK from the coding sequence ATGAAAACGAAAACACTCTTTTCGATGGCGATAACGTGCCTCCTTGCAATTTTTATTCCCCTAATGCCGATGCAAGCGTCAGCGGCAACGATATTTGCAGATGGCGAATATACAGTTCCATTCACTGTGCTGAAGGGGACGGGGAATGAACAATCGACGACAGCCGACTACATGGTCAGCCCTGCGAAGGTACATATCCGAAATGGTAAGGCAACGGTGACGGTGACGCTGAATAATAGCTCGTGGTGGCAATATTTCAAAGTACAGAGCGGCGGTGGCTTCAAGGATGTCCAAGTTGTCAGTGAGAATAGGGACACCGACAAGCGCACCGTCAAGTTTGACGTAGCAGATCTTGGACAGATGCTCAATGGGAAGATCCATGTCATTGTAACTGGGATTCCAGGATTTGAGTACGACCATAAATACGATATCCGCTTTTCTTTCAATACATCAGGAATTCCAGAAGCTCCTGCCGAAAAACCGGTGACGAATCCGCCGGCAAACGTTTCAAAGCCGGAAGTGAAGCCAGAGTCGAAACCGGAAACGAAACCGGTCGCAATGAAGAAACCGGAAGAGAAACCTGCCCAAAAGCCGACCGAGCAAAAAACAGAACGGGTTAAAGAGAAAAAGGATGTCGTCAGAGCCGAAGAAAAGGCTGACTCGAAACAAGACGAGGCCATGAAATCAGAACAGGAGACAGAAGATAAAGCGCAATCCGATAAGAGGGAAGCCGAGGATGCGGTTGGGGAAGGCGATAAAACCGAAGAAACGTCAGGTGATGTGACTACTGCGGATGAACAAGTCGATACGGTGGTCGAGGAAGTGACGGCAGATGACAAGGCTGTTGGAGCGGCAATGAACGCGAAAGAAGAGTCTTCAAGTTCTACATTACTTATTGCATTAGTCGCGATTGTCGCAGTCATTATTGGCGGTATCGCATTTGCCGCTGTGAAGAAACGCGCCAGGAAGTGA
- the isdE gene encoding heme ABC transporter substrate-binding protein IsdE, giving the protein MKKAIGLASMLFLAMAAGCSSGKDQATAHQTDRQDGDRIVATTVALTEIMDTLEIDLVGVPSSYKDLPERYVDATEVGNPMNPDMETLLSLKPTEIFSVTTLKYDLQEMFDVRGIDMTYINLESIDAMHKEILRLGEKYNRTEQAEAVVARFEEKASEIEKAVEGKDKPTVLILMGIPGSYLVATEHSYIGDLVKRSGGMNVITGEDVEFLSSNTEYLQQANPDIILRAAHGMPEQVVQMFDEEFQSNDVWKHFSAVKNGRVYDLEETLFGTTGNLAAPEALVELQKMLYPEQ; this is encoded by the coding sequence ATGAAAAAAGCGATCGGCTTAGCAAGTATGTTGTTCCTAGCGATGGCAGCCGGCTGTTCTTCGGGAAAGGATCAGGCGACCGCCCATCAAACTGATAGGCAGGACGGTGACCGGATTGTCGCTACAACAGTTGCGCTGACTGAAATTATGGATACGTTGGAGATTGATCTTGTCGGTGTTCCTTCGAGTTATAAAGATTTGCCCGAAAGGTACGTTGATGCAACGGAAGTCGGGAATCCGATGAATCCGGATATGGAAACACTCCTTTCACTGAAACCGACAGAAATCTTTTCGGTTACAACGTTAAAATATGATTTGCAGGAAATGTTCGATGTCCGCGGAATTGATATGACATATATCAATTTGGAAAGTATTGATGCAATGCATAAGGAAATTTTGCGCCTCGGCGAGAAGTACAATCGTACGGAGCAAGCAGAAGCTGTTGTTGCACGCTTTGAGGAGAAGGCTTCTGAAATTGAAAAGGCGGTGGAAGGGAAAGACAAGCCGACTGTTTTGATCTTGATGGGCATTCCAGGGAGTTATTTAGTGGCAACGGAGCACTCGTATATCGGAGATCTTGTGAAGCGGAGCGGCGGAATGAACGTCATTACGGGTGAGGATGTTGAGTTTTTGTCGTCCAATACGGAATACCTGCAACAGGCGAATCCGGATATTATTTTACGAGCGGCTCACGGAATGCCAGAACAGGTTGTTCAGATGTTTGATGAAGAATTCCAATCAAATGATGTATGGAAACATTTCAGTGCAGTGAAAAATGGGCGTGTGTATGATTTGGAGGAGACATTATTCGGTACGACGGGTAATTTAGCAGCTCCGGAAGCTTTGGTTGAATTACAGAAAATGTTGTACCCAGAGCAATGA
- a CDS encoding iron ABC transporter permease has product MAWFTKRRISFIAIIALLIAVFVQSALAGSIQVTPFELLRGLMTGTNDDVAIIKDLRLPRTLIAVFAGAALSVAGVLLQAVMRNPLADPGIIGVSAGASFMSIFLVAMFPTLFFFVPLFAFLGGAVAFFLVYSLSWKSGLDPLRMILIGIAVNALFTGLGQAIAFSGSGLTQSMSQVTTSTLTMKKWSDVNIIALYGSIGLMLSFFVYKWCNYLALEDKTAKSLGVNINLARFIIALIAVLLASVATAAAGLFAFVGLLVPHISRTLVGNDHKVLIPFSALVGALLILFADTIGRTLIAPTEIPASIVVAVIGGPFLIFLLRKSDRIYGY; this is encoded by the coding sequence ATGGCTTGGTTCACAAAAAGAAGAATCAGTTTCATAGCTATCATTGCACTGCTCATTGCGGTCTTTGTGCAATCGGCACTCGCTGGTAGTATTCAAGTGACGCCGTTCGAGTTGCTGCGTGGTCTGATGACTGGAACAAATGATGATGTAGCCATCATCAAAGATTTGCGGCTGCCGAGGACTCTCATTGCCGTTTTCGCTGGGGCGGCATTGTCAGTAGCGGGTGTGTTATTGCAGGCGGTCATGCGCAATCCTCTCGCGGATCCCGGTATTATCGGAGTTTCTGCTGGGGCAAGCTTCATGTCTATTTTTCTAGTCGCCATGTTCCCGACATTGTTCTTTTTTGTGCCATTGTTTGCGTTTCTCGGAGGGGCGGTCGCGTTTTTTCTCGTGTATTCACTATCATGGAAGTCAGGGCTTGATCCGCTGCGTATGATTTTAATCGGTATCGCAGTCAATGCGTTGTTTACCGGGCTTGGCCAAGCGATCGCCTTCAGTGGTAGCGGTCTGACACAATCAATGAGCCAAGTGACGACTTCCACCTTGACGATGAAGAAATGGAGCGACGTGAATATTATTGCGTTGTACGGCAGCATCGGCCTCATGCTATCTTTCTTTGTATACAAATGGTGCAACTATTTGGCGCTTGAGGACAAGACCGCCAAAAGCTTGGGGGTCAATATTAATTTGGCCCGCTTCATCATTGCATTGATTGCCGTTCTGTTAGCATCCGTTGCCACAGCGGCTGCTGGGTTGTTCGCGTTTGTCGGATTGCTCGTACCACATATCAGCCGGACACTTGTCGGCAACGACCATAAAGTGCTCATTCCATTTTCGGCGCTAGTGGGCGCACTTTTGATTTTGTTCGCGGATACGATCGGCCGGACGTTGATTGCACCTACTGAAATTCCAGCATCCATTGTCGTAGCGGTTATCGGAGGACCGTTCCTCATATTCCTGCTCAGAAAGAGTGATCGTATTTATGGATATTAA
- a CDS encoding ABC transporter ATP-binding protein has product MDIKDVTFSYDKKLNTLHGIDGSIDIGKVTTIIGPNGCGKSTLLGVLSNHYNPQKGEVQLDGKALTDFKLKELAKRIAIVHQQNKAPFDMTVEKLTAYGRIPYKTLFSTSTKEDEEAVEWALASTNLLDKRQTPIHELSGGQMQRVWIAMALTQRTPFLFLDEPTTYLDIYYQYELLELVRELNEQHGITIVMVLHDINQAIRYSDTIVVMKDGKIAAKGEPTDVITADAIKDIYGIHVVVMLDEETGMYIVPIGI; this is encoded by the coding sequence ATGGATATTAAAGACGTCACATTTTCATATGATAAGAAGTTGAATACGCTCCACGGCATCGATGGTTCGATCGATATCGGAAAAGTGACGACGATCATCGGACCAAACGGATGTGGAAAATCAACATTGCTTGGCGTCCTGTCCAACCACTATAACCCGCAAAAGGGGGAAGTGCAGCTCGATGGCAAGGCATTGACCGATTTCAAACTGAAAGAACTTGCAAAACGGATCGCTATCGTCCACCAGCAAAACAAAGCTCCTTTTGATATGACTGTAGAGAAACTGACGGCATATGGACGGATACCATACAAAACCCTCTTTTCGACGTCGACGAAAGAGGATGAAGAAGCAGTCGAATGGGCGCTTGCGAGTACAAACTTGTTGGACAAGCGGCAAACGCCAATTCATGAACTGTCAGGCGGACAAATGCAACGTGTCTGGATTGCCATGGCATTGACACAGCGGACGCCGTTTTTATTTCTTGACGAACCAACGACGTATCTCGACATCTACTACCAATACGAGTTGCTTGAACTTGTCCGGGAGTTGAATGAACAACATGGCATCACAATCGTTATGGTACTTCACGACATCAATCAGGCCATTCGGTATAGCGATACAATCGTTGTCATGAAAGATGGGAAGATTGCTGCAAAAGGAGAACCGACCGATGTCATTACTGCAGACGCCATAAAAGACATTTACGGTATCCATGTTGTGGTAATGCTTGATGAAGAGACTGGCATGTATATTGTGCCGATAGGAATTTAG
- a CDS encoding DoxX family protein has translation MKNQNTIVVSENPVSRFLFSDTRSGLIWLVIRLYVGYSWFTAGLGKVQSEVWTGKNAGTALEGFIKGALAKSQEGGDVTGWYASFLESTVLPNAKIFSFVVAYGELLVGLGLIVGLLTGIAAFFGAFMNVSFLFAGTLSTNPLLFILATWLVLAWKVAGWYGLDRWALPKLGTPWNKKKSI, from the coding sequence TTGAAAAATCAAAACACAATAGTTGTTTCAGAAAATCCAGTGTCCCGCTTTTTATTTAGCGATACCCGTTCCGGACTCATTTGGTTGGTTATTCGTTTATATGTCGGGTATTCATGGTTTACGGCCGGATTAGGGAAAGTGCAAAGCGAAGTATGGACTGGGAAAAATGCAGGGACCGCGCTTGAAGGCTTCATCAAAGGGGCATTGGCAAAATCGCAAGAAGGCGGGGACGTCACAGGGTGGTATGCATCATTTTTAGAAAGTACCGTGCTGCCAAATGCAAAAATATTCAGTTTTGTCGTGGCGTATGGTGAATTATTAGTAGGACTTGGACTTATCGTAGGATTGCTAACCGGTATTGCCGCTTTCTTCGGTGCCTTCATGAATGTGAGCTTCTTGTTTGCTGGTACGTTAAGCACAAATCCACTACTATTCATCCTCGCAACTTGGCTCGTACTTGCTTGGAAAGTGGCGGGTTGGTATGGATTAGACCGCTGGGCACTTCCAAAACTAGGGACACCTTGGAATAAGAAAAAGTCCATATAA
- a CDS encoding alkaline phosphatase, whose amino-acid sequence MKKKFFKKVLPVAVISTVLAGGLLNVSSKSAAQANEGKPEQQTEIKNVIFLIGDGMGVSYTSAYRYLKDDPSTPYVDLTEFDPYLVGQQMTYPDDDAQSITDSASAATAMSSGVKTYNNAIALDKEKARVKTVLEAAKEAGKSTGLVATSEITHATPAAYGAHNESRKNMDEIADDYYNERINGNHTIDVLLGGGKKNFVRSDVNLVDSFKNDGYSYVTTKAELLNNTSDQILGLFADGGLPKMIDRTEETPSLEEMTVAAIERLKKNENGFFLMVEGSQIDWAGHANDVVGAMSEMEDFEKAFKAAIDFAKEDKHTLVVATADHSTGGFSIGADGEYNWFVDAIKSAKRTPAFMAEQIASGADVEETLKRYIDQELLALTDEEIESVSTAGEKAGDIEKAIKLIFDKRSYTGWTTGGHTGEDVPVYAFGPSKERFAGLVDNTDHAKIIFELVEATK is encoded by the coding sequence TTGAAAAAGAAGTTTTTCAAAAAAGTTCTTCCCGTTGCTGTCATTTCCACTGTATTGGCTGGAGGCTTGTTGAATGTAAGCAGCAAATCGGCTGCTCAAGCGAATGAAGGCAAGCCGGAGCAACAGACTGAAATCAAGAACGTCATTTTCCTAATTGGGGATGGGATGGGCGTATCCTATACGTCCGCTTACCGTTACCTGAAGGATGACCCTTCCACCCCATACGTTGATTTAACAGAGTTTGATCCCTATTTAGTCGGTCAACAAATGACCTATCCAGATGATGATGCACAATCCATTACGGACTCCGCTTCAGCCGCGACAGCAATGTCCTCCGGCGTAAAGACATACAACAACGCCATTGCGTTGGATAAGGAGAAGGCCCGGGTCAAAACCGTTTTGGAAGCTGCCAAAGAAGCCGGCAAATCGACTGGACTCGTTGCCACGTCTGAAATTACCCACGCAACGCCAGCTGCTTATGGCGCTCATAATGAAAGCCGAAAAAATATGGATGAAATTGCAGATGACTATTACAACGAACGCATCAATGGCAATCATACGATTGATGTACTCCTAGGCGGGGGCAAAAAGAATTTTGTCCGTTCGGATGTGAATCTGGTGGATTCATTTAAAAATGACGGCTACAGTTATGTCACGACGAAAGCAGAGCTGTTAAATAATACGAGTGATCAAATTCTAGGCCTGTTTGCTGATGGCGGCCTTCCGAAAATGATTGATCGCACGGAAGAAACACCCTCTCTCGAAGAAATGACAGTGGCAGCCATTGAACGTCTTAAAAAGAATGAAAATGGATTCTTCCTCATGGTGGAAGGAAGCCAAATCGACTGGGCCGGCCATGCGAATGATGTTGTCGGGGCCATGAGCGAGATGGAAGACTTCGAGAAAGCGTTCAAAGCAGCAATCGATTTTGCCAAGGAAGACAAGCATACCTTAGTTGTCGCTACAGCAGATCATTCAACAGGCGGATTCTCAATTGGAGCGGACGGAGAATATAACTGGTTTGTCGACGCCATCAAATCCGCAAAGCGCACACCTGCATTTATGGCTGAGCAAATTGCAAGCGGAGCGGACGTGGAAGAAACATTGAAACGTTATATTGACCAAGAACTTCTTGCGCTCACAGACGAAGAAATCGAGTCTGTCTCAACTGCCGGCGAAAAAGCCGGCGATATCGAAAAAGCGATCAAGCTCATTTTCGATAAACGCTCCTATACTGGCTGGACGACCGGCGGACATACCGGCGAAGATGTACCTGTGTATGCCTTCGGTCCATCCAAAGAGCGTTTTGCCGGACTAGTAGATAATACCGATCATGCAAAAATCATTTTCGAATTAGTGGAAGCAACGAAATAA
- a CDS encoding MerR family transcriptional regulator has translation MKKYYSIGETASLAKMTIETIRHYDRIGLLKPARVDKQSGYRYYTDEELICMMNYMES, from the coding sequence ATGAAGAAATACTATTCGATAGGAGAAACTGCAAGTTTAGCTAAAATGACGATCGAAACCATACGGCATTATGATCGAATTGGGCTATTGAAACCGGCAAGAGTGGATAAACAATCGGGGTATCGTTACTACACGGATGAGGAATTGATTTGCATGATGAACTATATGGAAAGCTAG
- a CDS encoding MATE family efflux transporter: protein MKAKELDLLHDKVPYLFRNFAIPGILSSLSMCLYGIINGLILGRYVGSNAMAAVNMASPIFNIISCIAILIAIGGNTLVGISLGEKDHKKANHHFNNAVTALFVIALVIWVVVVFFPSSLAQAVGANDVLLPYVKSYIQTFGFFIIPVLFNIIFGMSLQSIGKPQLYMIGSMLTMALNIILDLLFICVFNWGVFGAALASGISASIVFFIFLPHFMRKDGILKIGKYKFNWKAFMQMAYNGSSRQLHNSA, encoded by the coding sequence ATGAAAGCAAAAGAGCTCGATTTATTACATGACAAGGTTCCTTATTTATTTCGGAATTTCGCAATTCCCGGAATCTTATCGTCCTTGTCCATGTGTTTGTATGGCATTATCAATGGTCTCATTCTAGGTCGATATGTCGGTTCGAATGCAATGGCCGCGGTCAATATGGCTTCGCCAATCTTCAATATCATTTCTTGTATTGCCATTTTGATTGCGATTGGGGGGAATACGCTTGTTGGTATCAGTTTAGGAGAGAAGGATCATAAAAAGGCGAATCATCATTTTAATAACGCAGTTACCGCTCTTTTTGTTATTGCGCTTGTAATCTGGGTTGTTGTTGTATTCTTTCCGTCTTCTCTGGCTCAGGCGGTGGGTGCGAATGATGTATTGTTACCCTATGTGAAAAGCTACATTCAAACATTTGGATTCTTTATCATTCCGGTTCTCTTCAATATCATTTTTGGTATGTCCTTGCAATCAATCGGCAAACCACAGCTGTACATGATTGGCAGTATGCTGACTATGGCACTTAATATCATTTTGGACTTGCTTTTTATATGTGTTTTTAATTGGGGGGTTTTTGGAGCTGCGTTGGCCTCAGGTATAAGCGCTTCTATAGTTTTTTTCATCTTCTTGCCGCATTTTATGAGAAAAGATGGCATTTTGAAGATTGGTAAATACAAATTTAATTGGAAGGCATTCATGCAAATGGCTTATAACGGCTCTTCGAGGCAATTACACAATTCTGCTTAG
- a CDS encoding MATE family efflux transporter has translation MFNWILIKRFGEMGVSAFAVVQYISLVINAVILGMSRGITAIISVNYGAKEYDRVRHILRLAIKTVTLTGISCTIFLLLFKNPLIAMFVPQNQGVFSTAQEIILFYSFTFIFVGANVVINTFYTAVNDPRTSAILAVLRYLLLMGSFVALPNIFGNVGLWLSFAVAEILCLFVSLLTLQKQSLFRAS, from the coding sequence TTGTTTAATTGGATTCTCATTAAGCGATTTGGTGAGATGGGGGTATCTGCATTTGCGGTAGTCCAGTATATCTCCCTGGTAATCAATGCGGTGATTTTAGGCATGTCGCGTGGTATAACTGCCATTATTAGTGTGAACTATGGAGCCAAAGAATACGATCGGGTTCGTCACATACTTAGACTTGCGATAAAGACAGTGACGTTAACGGGCATAAGCTGCACGATCTTCTTGCTGCTCTTTAAAAATCCGTTGATCGCTATGTTTGTCCCGCAGAATCAGGGTGTTTTTTCGACTGCACAAGAAATCATTCTGTTTTATAGTTTTACATTCATATTTGTCGGGGCGAATGTGGTGATCAATACTTTTTATACTGCAGTAAATGATCCAAGAACATCAGCCATCTTGGCGGTTTTACGTTATTTGCTTCTCATGGGTTCTTTTGTCGCTTTGCCCAATATATTTGGAAATGTAGGGTTATGGCTATCATTTGCCGTTGCGGAAATTTTGTGTCTGTTCGTCAGTCTTCTCACGTTGCAAAAGCAATCTTTGTTTCGTGCTTCCTAA
- a CDS encoding cytosine permease: MEQQPKQSQPDKDILGKDNALAPVPENERQHWLTPTMIFGGLEFTIPVLMVGAALAASFGLSKILLILIIALFGFQWVGNALQGYIGAKTGRSSSVIAKSSFGSVQARVIVGFTIFIVSLGWWALQTAVAGNAMSAMFGIDYHTNWWGWALVTTVAGLLFALPSIIGYNSMKWTDYLAVPSGLLLIIGGIYLSMKNTGFDTIMAWNPEPSMTILAAISLVIGVNVSQWVIASDYTRYAKPTWKDNWIIPSGIAVIGFPLFIVGAVMSVGVGDADIVNVMMNLGFPFWGFLILWLATWTSQLVNNYSMGLALANVLNVNSGRGRALLTLLGTILAIIVALMGILDYFEDFLYLTALLYPAIGGVMMGDFFIIRKQQWVENPGWNWMATIAVIAGVVVGYITQYLYPIGLPAVQSLLISLVVYVVAMKIKKNIAPDQFTG, encoded by the coding sequence ATGGAACAACAACCAAAACAAAGCCAACCAGATAAAGATATACTCGGCAAAGACAATGCACTAGCACCCGTCCCTGAAAATGAAAGGCAACATTGGCTGACGCCTACCATGATTTTCGGCGGCTTGGAATTCACCATACCCGTGTTGATGGTAGGTGCCGCCCTCGCAGCCAGCTTTGGATTAAGTAAAATACTTCTCATTCTAATTATCGCACTTTTCGGATTTCAATGGGTTGGAAATGCCCTGCAAGGATACATCGGCGCGAAAACCGGTCGCTCTTCATCGGTCATCGCCAAATCAAGCTTCGGTTCGGTCCAGGCAAGAGTCATTGTCGGGTTTACCATTTTCATCGTATCTCTCGGCTGGTGGGCCTTGCAGACAGCTGTAGCCGGCAACGCTATGTCCGCGATGTTCGGTATTGATTACCATACGAATTGGTGGGGTTGGGCACTTGTCACAACGGTCGCCGGATTGCTGTTCGCCCTACCTTCCATCATCGGCTATAACTCAATGAAATGGACTGATTATCTCGCCGTCCCTTCCGGCCTTCTATTAATTATCGGCGGCATCTATCTTTCCATGAAAAATACAGGCTTTGATACGATCATGGCCTGGAACCCAGAGCCGAGCATGACCATTTTAGCGGCTATTAGTTTGGTCATCGGCGTCAATGTATCCCAGTGGGTCATCGCTTCCGATTATACAAGGTATGCAAAGCCGACATGGAAGGACAACTGGATTATTCCAAGCGGTATTGCAGTTATCGGCTTCCCTCTTTTCATCGTCGGGGCTGTCATGTCTGTCGGTGTAGGAGATGCTGACATTGTCAACGTCATGATGAATTTAGGCTTTCCTTTCTGGGGCTTCCTCATTCTTTGGCTCGCGACCTGGACATCACAGTTGGTCAACAACTACAGTATGGGACTCGCCTTGGCGAACGTGTTGAACGTCAACTCCGGGAGAGGCCGTGCCCTTTTGACATTGCTCGGAACTATTTTGGCGATTATCGTGGCACTCATGGGAATCCTCGATTACTTTGAAGACTTCCTATACTTGACCGCCCTCCTCTACCCTGCGATTGGCGGCGTCATGATGGGTGACTTTTTCATTATCCGAAAACAACAATGGGTCGAAAACCCAGGCTGGAACTGGATGGCTACGATTGCCGTCATCGCTGGTGTTGTCGTCGGTTACATCACACAATATCTATATCCTATCGGGTTGCCGGCAGTTCAATCTTTGCTCATTTCACTTGTCGTTTATGTTGTGGCTATGAAAATTAAAAAGAATATTGCACCCGATCAGTTTACAGGCTAA
- a CDS encoding cupin domain-containing protein → MKKQKPQVTNDIVQNLFHDQYPGAEVKFGYVSIPPGERLPSEGTTFHEEQEYSFITKGTLKGVSGGELYEISAGEASFIPAGEAHWCVNEGDEPVELIFALVKA, encoded by the coding sequence ATGAAAAAACAGAAACCGCAAGTAACAAACGATATCGTTCAAAACCTATTCCATGATCAATATCCGGGAGCCGAAGTGAAATTCGGTTATGTGTCCATACCGCCCGGCGAAAGACTGCCGAGTGAAGGGACTACCTTCCATGAAGAACAGGAGTATTCATTTATAACAAAAGGAACATTGAAAGGGGTATCCGGCGGCGAACTGTACGAGATATCAGCAGGTGAAGCCTCTTTCATTCCTGCAGGCGAAGCCCATTGGTGTGTCAATGAAGGCGATGAACCCGTGGAACTCATTTTTGCGCTCGTTAAAGCGTAA
- a CDS encoding hydantoinase B/oxoprolinase family protein, whose product MTHSTNIDPFTLEIVKDSLLAAGDEMFVALARTSMSPIIYEVLDYASGLTDAKGNLLTQGNGVTGFIGMLTFMVKETLKKYPGDQLKPGDIIIINDPYQGGGSHLSDVGLVMPIFHDGEIIAFSANKAHWTEVGGKDPGSFTNDSVDIFQEGLQFSCLKLYDEGKVNDALVEIIRSNVRFPDLSLGDMWAQVAALRTGDRRLQELCEKHSKETILAAINYLLDHGEEISRQELKKLPKGTFYAEDFIDTDGVGNGPFPIKVKVTITDDEFICDFRGSSPQVVGPVNCSYTGLVSAVRTIFLAITNPAQDVNDGVFRPLKVIVDPKSIMSAERPVPVSNYFETLLGSLDLVWKAMAPHLPNRLTAGQFLSVCAVTLSGTHQDTDEPFLIVEPSVGGWGASNRKDGESGQFCMADGETYNVPVEVAETRYGIMVDEYSLRQDGNGAGAGKYIGGKGVIRSYRALSDGQAVTVTFGRNKFLPWGVADGHDGSPNEFYVVASNGKTDGPFGVYPRYKLDTNDVVQLMTGTGGGYGHPKERPAAQVAMDVKNGYFTIDEARDYFLVEVDPVTFDYKELAGR is encoded by the coding sequence ATGACCCACTCAACCAACATCGATCCATTCACATTGGAAATCGTAAAAGACTCCTTATTGGCTGCGGGTGATGAAATGTTCGTCGCACTAGCACGCACGTCCATGAGTCCGATCATCTATGAAGTGCTTGATTATGCCAGCGGACTTACGGACGCAAAAGGAAACCTTCTTACACAAGGGAATGGCGTAACTGGTTTTATTGGAATGCTGACGTTCATGGTGAAAGAGACATTGAAGAAATACCCGGGCGATCAATTGAAACCCGGCGACATTATCATCATCAATGACCCTTACCAAGGCGGGGGCTCCCATTTATCTGATGTCGGGCTTGTCATGCCGATCTTCCATGATGGCGAAATTATCGCCTTTTCCGCCAATAAAGCACACTGGACGGAAGTCGGAGGTAAAGATCCGGGTTCTTTCACTAATGACTCGGTGGATATTTTCCAGGAGGGTCTTCAGTTCTCTTGCCTTAAACTTTATGACGAAGGAAAAGTGAATGATGCCCTCGTCGAAATCATCCGCTCCAATGTCCGCTTCCCAGATTTGTCACTTGGAGATATGTGGGCTCAAGTTGCAGCTCTTCGAACAGGAGATCGACGATTGCAAGAGCTTTGCGAAAAGCATTCGAAAGAAACGATCTTGGCTGCGATCAATTACTTGCTCGACCACGGAGAGGAGATTTCTCGACAGGAACTGAAGAAATTACCGAAAGGGACATTTTATGCCGAGGACTTTATCGATACAGATGGAGTTGGCAATGGCCCCTTCCCGATTAAAGTCAAAGTGACGATTACAGATGATGAGTTCATATGCGATTTCAGAGGAAGTTCCCCTCAAGTCGTAGGACCGGTAAACTGCTCCTATACCGGCCTCGTTTCCGCGGTCCGGACCATCTTCCTGGCCATTACAAATCCGGCACAAGACGTGAACGATGGTGTATTTCGTCCATTGAAAGTGATCGTCGATCCAAAATCGATTATGTCAGCTGAACGACCAGTTCCGGTCTCCAACTACTTTGAAACACTGTTAGGAAGTCTTGATCTTGTTTGGAAAGCGATGGCACCGCATTTGCCGAACCGCTTGACAGCTGGCCAGTTCTTATCTGTTTGTGCGGTCACATTATCAGGTACACACCAAGACACAGACGAGCCATTCCTCATTGTTGAACCTTCCGTTGGTGGATGGGGAGCTTCCAATCGGAAAGACGGTGAATCGGGACAGTTTTGTATGGCTGATGGCGAAACATACAATGTCCCAGTAGAAGTTGCTGAAACGAGATATGGAATCATGGTCGACGAATATAGTTTACGCCAAGACGGCAACGGAGCTGGAGCGGGTAAATATATTGGCGGTAAAGGCGTCATCCGGTCCTATCGTGCCCTGTCGGACGGTCAGGCTGTCACTGTCACATTCGGACGCAATAAGTTCCTTCCTTGGGGAGTGGCAGATGGACACGATGGTTCTCCGAATGAGTTCTACGTCGTTGCATCAAATGGAAAAACAGACGGACCATTTGGCGTTTATCCTCGCTATAAATTGGACACAAACGATGTTGTCCAGCTGATGACCGGGACCGGCGGTGGTTATGGCCATCCAAAGGAACGTCCTGCAGCTCAGGTTGCAATGGATGTTAAAAATGGATACTTCACTATCGATGAAGCAAGGGATTATTTCTTAGTGGAAGTCGATCCAGTCACCTTTGACTATAAGGAATTGGCCGGAAGATAA